A genome region from Macaca nemestrina isolate mMacNem1 chromosome 15, mMacNem.hap1, whole genome shotgun sequence includes the following:
- the LOC105496321 gene encoding protein-glutamine gamma-glutamyltransferase 2: MAEDLVLERCDLELETNGRDHHTADLCREKLVVRRGQPFWLTLHFEGRNYEASVDSLTFSVVTGPAPSQEAGTKARFPLRDAVEEGDWTATVVDQQDCTLSLQLTTPASAPIGLYRLSLEASTGYQGSSFVLGHFILLFNAWCPADAVYLDSEEERREYVLTQQGFIYQGSAKFIKSIPWNFGQFEDGILDICLILLDVNPKFLKNAGRDCSRRSSPVYVGRVVSGMVNCNDDQGVLLGRWDNNYGDGVSPMSWIGSVDILRRWKNHGCQRVKYGQCWVFAAVACTVLRCLGIPTRVVTNYNSAHDQNSNLLIEYFRNEFGEIQGDKSEMIWNFHCWVESWMTRPDLQLGYEGWQALDPTPQEKSEGTYCCGPVPVRAIKEGDLSTKYDAPFVFAEVNADVVDWIQQDDGSVSKSINRSLTVGLKISTKSVGRDEREDITHTYKYPEGSSEEREAFTRANHLNKLAEKEETGMAMRIRVGQSMNMGSDFDVFAHITNNTAEEYVCRLLLCARTVSYNGILGPECGTKHLLNLNLEPFSEKSIPLCILYEKYRDCLTESNLIKVRALLVEPVINSYLLAERDLYLENPEIKIRILGEPKQKRKLVAEVSLQNPLPVALEGCTFTVEGAGLTEEQKTVEIPDPVEAGEEVKVRMDLLPLHMGLHKLVVNFESDKLKAVKGFRNVIIGPA; this comes from the exons GCCCAGCCCCCAGCCAGGAGGCCGGGACCAAGGCCCGTTTTCCACTACGAGATGCTGTGGAGGAGGGTGACTGGACGGCCACCGTGGTGGACCAGCAAGACTGCACTCTCTCGCTGCAGCTCACCACCCCGGCCAGCGCCCCCATCGGCCTGTATCGCCTCAGCCTGGAGGCCTCCACTGGCTACCAGGGATCCAGCTTTGTGCTGGGCCACTTCATCTTGCTCTTCAATGCCTGGTGCCCAG CGGACGCTGTGTACCTGGACTCGGAAGAGGAGCGGCGGGAGTACGTCCTCACCCAGCAGGGCTTTATCTACCAGGGCTCGGCCAAGTTCATCAAGAGCATACCTTGGAATTTTGGGCAG TTTGAAGATGGGATCCTAGACATCTGCCTGATCCTTCTAGATGTCAACCCCAAGTTCCTGAAGAACGCCGGCCGTGACTGCTCCCGCCGCAGCAGCCCCGTCTACGTGGGTCGGGTGGTGAGCGGCATG GTCAACTGCAACGATGACCAGGGTGTGCTGCTGGGACGCTGGGACAACAACTACGGGGACGGTGTCAGTCCCATGTCCTGGATCGGCAGCGTGGACATCCTGCGGCGCTGGAAGAACCACGGCTGCCAGCGCGTCAAGTACGGCCAGTGCTGGGTCTTTGCCGCCGTGGCCTGCACAG TGCTGAGGTGCCTGGGCATCCCCACCCGCGTCGTGACCAACTACAACTCAGCCCATGACCAGAACAGCAACCTTCTCATCGAGTACTTCCGCAATGAGTTTGGGGAGATCcagggtgacaagagcgagatgATCTG GAACTTCCACTGCTGGGTGGAGTCATGGATGACCAGGCCGGACCTGCAGCTGGGGTACGAGGGCTGGCAGGCCCTGGACCCAACGCCCCAGGAGAAGAGCGAAG GGACGTACTGCTGTGGCCCAGTTCCAGTTCGTGCCATCAAGGAGGGCGACCTGAGCACCAAGTACGATGCGCCCTTTGTCTTTGCGGAGGTCAATGCCGACGTGGTAGACTGGATCCAGCAAGACGACGGGTCCGTGAGCAAATCCATCAACCGTTCCCTGACCGTTGGGCTGAAGATCAGCACTAAGAGTGTGGGCCGAGACGAGCGGGAGGATATCACCCACACCTACAAATACCCAGAGG GGTCCTCAGAGGAGAGGGAGGCCTTCACAAGGGCCAACCACCTGAACAAACTGGCCGAGAAGGAGGAGACAGGGATGGCCATGCGGATCCGTGTGGGCCAGAGCATGAACATGGGCAGTGACTTTGACGTCTTTGCCCACATAACCAACAACACTGCCGAGGAGTACGTCTGCCGCCTCCTGCTCTGTGCCCGCACCGTCAGCTACAATGGGATCTTGGGGCCCGAGTGTGGCACCAAGCACCTGCTCAACCTCAACCTGGAGCCTTTCTCTG AGAAGAGCATTCCTCTTTGCATCCTCTATGAGAAGTACCGTGACTGCCTCACAGAGTCCAACCTCATCAAGGTGCGGGCCCTGCTCGTGGAGCCAGTTATCAACAGCTACCTGCTGGCTGAGAGGGACCTCTACCTGGAGAATCCAGAAATCAAGATCCGG ATCCTTGGGGAGCCCAAACAGAAACGCAAGCTGGTGGCCGAAGTGTCCCTGCAGAACCCGCTCCCTGTGGCTCTGGAAGGCTGCACCTTCACTGTGGAGGGGGCCGGGCTAACCGAGGAGCAGAAGACAGTGGAGAT cccagaccCCGTGGAGGCGGGGGAGGAAGTTAAGGTGAGAATGGACCTGCTGCCGCTCCACATGGGCCTCCACAAGCTGGTGGTGAACTTCGAGAGCGACAAGCTGAAGGCTGTGAAGGGCTTCCGGAATGTCATCATTGGCCCCGCCTAA